The following are from one region of the Halomonas qaidamensis genome:
- the secB gene encoding protein-export chaperone SecB, which translates to MAEDNNTPQAGAAEGEKPQLKFSLQRIYVKDISFEAPNSPSVFKQAFKPKVNLDLNTTSQKIADDQYEVVVKVTAQVNDSETGTTSFLAEVEQAGLFRISGIEGAQLEQTLGAFCPNLLFPYARECVDNLVNRGGFPPLMLAPVNFEAMYAQRKQREAQQAQQAAENTH; encoded by the coding sequence ATGGCGGAAGATAACAACACCCCGCAGGCAGGCGCCGCAGAAGGCGAAAAGCCTCAGCTTAAGTTCTCTTTGCAGCGTATCTACGTAAAAGACATTTCGTTTGAAGCGCCGAACTCTCCTTCTGTATTCAAGCAGGCGTTTAAGCCCAAGGTGAACCTGGACCTGAACACCACTAGCCAGAAAATAGCCGACGACCAGTATGAAGTGGTTGTAAAGGTGACAGCTCAGGTCAACGACAGTGAAACCGGCACTACATCGTTCCTGGCAGAAGTAGAGCAAGCTGGCCTGTTCCGTATTTCTGGCATTGAAGGGGCGCAGTTGGAACAAACCCTGGGTGCGTTCTGCCCTAATCTGCTGTTCCCTTATGCTCGCGAATGCGTTGATAACCTTGTCAATCGTGGTGGTTTCCCGCCGCTAATGCTGGCGCCGGTGAATTTTGAAGCCATGTACGCTCAGCGCAAGCAGCGTGAAGCGCAGCAGGCTCAGCAAGCAGCCGAGAATACTCACTAA
- the gpmI gene encoding 2,3-bisphosphoglycerate-independent phosphoglycerate mutase, with product MATTAPRPVALIILDGYGHNPDSAHNAVAAANTPNMDKLWANRPHAFVHTDGRHVGLPDGQMGNSEVGHMNIGAGRVVYQDFTRITKAIEDGDLDTNEVLTKPIDEAVANGRAVHLLGLLSPGGVHSHEDHFIAIAELAARRGAQRIFIHAFLDGRDMPPQSALRSLERANARLSELVGADNGFIASVIGRFYAMDRDNRWERVEQAYRLLTEGHADFIASSAETALRDAYQRGETDEFVASSSIPLSDTAITLQDGDAAIFLNFRSDRARELTRAFTEPNFNGFERHVCPTLAGDGLVTMTQYAANISAPAAFPPSDLTDTLGEVVAKRGLTQLRIAETEKYPHVTFFFSGGNEAEYEGEERILVPSPRDVKTYDEKPEMSAFEITDKLVEAIDSGRFDLMVCNYANGDMVGHTGDFNAAVKAIETVDTCVGRVVEAIERAGGACLITADHGNAEQMVHPETGAPQTAHTTFMVPLIYVGERAGSLEDGRLCDLAPTLLTMMNQTQPDAMTGKPLIHFD from the coding sequence ATGGCTACAACTGCACCGCGCCCCGTGGCGCTTATCATTTTAGATGGCTACGGCCACAATCCCGATAGCGCCCACAACGCAGTGGCCGCTGCTAATACGCCCAACATGGACAAGCTGTGGGCCAATCGTCCGCATGCCTTTGTGCACACTGATGGTCGCCACGTGGGCCTGCCTGACGGGCAGATGGGTAATTCTGAAGTAGGCCATATGAACATTGGTGCCGGACGCGTTGTGTACCAGGACTTTACCCGCATCACCAAAGCAATTGAAGATGGCGACCTAGACACCAACGAGGTGCTGACCAAGCCCATCGACGAAGCCGTTGCTAATGGCCGTGCTGTCCACTTGCTTGGGCTACTTTCTCCCGGCGGCGTACACAGCCACGAAGATCACTTTATTGCCATAGCTGAGCTTGCTGCCCGACGCGGCGCGCAGCGCATTTTTATCCATGCATTTTTAGACGGACGCGATATGCCGCCGCAAAGCGCGCTTCGCTCGCTTGAGCGCGCTAATGCCCGTTTATCGGAGCTGGTGGGCGCTGATAACGGCTTTATTGCCTCAGTCATTGGCCGCTTTTACGCAATGGACCGTGATAACCGCTGGGAGCGTGTTGAGCAAGCCTATCGCCTGCTGACCGAGGGCCACGCTGATTTTATTGCTTCTAGCGCTGAAACCGCCCTGCGTGACGCTTACCAGCGCGGAGAAACCGATGAATTTGTTGCCTCTAGCAGTATTCCGCTAAGTGATACCGCCATTACGCTACAAGACGGTGATGCGGCTATTTTCCTCAATTTCCGCTCTGACCGCGCTCGTGAATTAACTCGTGCCTTTACTGAACCTAACTTCAACGGCTTTGAACGGCACGTATGCCCTACACTGGCTGGCGACGGTTTAGTCACGATGACCCAGTACGCCGCCAATATTTCAGCACCAGCGGCCTTCCCCCCTTCGGATCTCACCGACACCTTGGGTGAAGTGGTTGCTAAACGAGGCCTAACTCAGCTTCGCATTGCAGAAACAGAAAAATATCCCCACGTCACCTTTTTCTTCTCTGGCGGTAACGAGGCCGAATACGAAGGCGAAGAGCGCATCTTGGTCCCCTCACCCCGGGATGTTAAAACCTACGACGAAAAACCTGAGATGAGCGCCTTTGAGATCACCGATAAGCTGGTGGAAGCTATCGACAGTGGTCGCTTTGACCTAATGGTGTGCAATTATGCCAATGGCGACATGGTTGGCCACACGGGTGACTTCAATGCAGCCGTAAAAGCGATTGAAACCGTCGACACCTGCGTTGGCCGGGTAGTGGAGGCCATTGAGCGAGCTGGTGGTGCTTGCCTGATTACCGCTGATCATGGCAATGCTGAGCAGATGGTGCATCCAGAAACTGGTGCACCACAAACAGCTCATACCACGTTTATGGTGCCGCTGATTTACGTAGGCGAGCGGGCTGGCAGCTTGGAAGACGGACGCTTATGCGATTTAGCGCCGACGCTGTTAACCATGATGAACCAGACACAGCCCGACGCAATGACAGGTAAACCACTGATTCATTTTGATTGA
- a CDS encoding rhodanese-like domain-containing protein: protein MIDQLFEFVMNHPLLVGAFLLVLIAWVAYEARSAATHAVTSTQATQLINREDAVVLDIRESKDFKAGHIAGARNIPQSSLDSRMNELEKVKSQPIIVVCKHGQSSGAAQAKLAKAGFERVNKLRGGMVQWQADGLPVVKK from the coding sequence ATGATCGATCAGCTGTTCGAATTCGTAATGAACCACCCCCTACTTGTCGGGGCGTTTTTGCTGGTATTAATAGCATGGGTGGCGTACGAGGCGCGCAGTGCCGCTACCCACGCTGTGACCTCTACACAGGCGACTCAGCTTATTAACCGTGAAGACGCTGTGGTGCTGGATATCCGTGAAAGCAAAGACTTTAAAGCGGGACATATTGCCGGTGCACGCAATATTCCCCAAAGCAGCCTCGACAGCCGCATGAATGAACTGGAGAAAGTGAAAAGCCAGCCGATCATCGTGGTATGTAAGCACGGCCAGAGCTCTGGTGCTGCACAGGCAAAACTTGCTAAGGCAGGTTTCGAGCGTGTCAATAAGTTAAGAGGTGGCATGGTGCAGTGGCAGGCGGATGGTCTTCCGGTGGTGAAAAAGTAA
- a CDS encoding CvfB family protein, with product MVRESHSSPRSASDAAAQLGDVAYLTVTAVNSTGAFLQWGQPKDVLLPYSEQRFRPDPGKRVLVMLYSDDQGRPVATMRLDRFLTDDAWALEKGDEVAVVVADRTDLGMKVVVNHRYWGLIYQDDITQPLRRGQSLKGYVKQRREDGRVDICLLPPGVARLDVVGDKVLQALRQSGGYLALGDKSSAHDIKTRLGVSKSAYKQAIGRLYKQQLITLEPGAIRLVPGALTDEQAE from the coding sequence ATGGTCCGTGAGTCACACTCTTCTCCCCGTTCCGCAAGCGACGCTGCTGCCCAATTGGGTGACGTAGCCTATTTAACCGTGACTGCGGTTAATAGCACTGGGGCGTTTCTGCAATGGGGGCAGCCCAAAGATGTACTGCTGCCTTATAGCGAGCAGCGCTTTCGCCCCGATCCCGGTAAGCGGGTACTGGTAATGCTGTATAGCGATGACCAAGGGCGTCCTGTGGCTACCATGCGCTTGGATCGCTTTTTGACAGATGACGCCTGGGCGCTAGAAAAAGGTGATGAGGTGGCTGTGGTGGTGGCTGACCGTACTGACCTTGGGATGAAAGTAGTGGTTAATCACCGCTACTGGGGGCTGATTTATCAAGATGATATTACTCAGCCGCTGCGCCGCGGGCAGTCGCTGAAAGGCTATGTAAAGCAGCGCCGCGAAGATGGCCGGGTTGATATCTGTTTGCTCCCTCCAGGTGTGGCGCGTCTAGATGTAGTGGGCGATAAGGTGCTGCAGGCGCTGCGTCAAAGCGGTGGTTATCTAGCATTAGGTGATAAAAGCTCAGCACATGACATTAAAACGCGTCTAGGGGTTAGCAAGAGTGCTTACAAGCAGGCCATAGGGCGACTGTATAAACAGCAGTTAATCACGCTGGAGCCTGGCGCTATCCGGCTTGTGCCTGGCGCGCTAACCGACGAGCAAGCCGAGTAA
- a CDS encoding 16S rRNA (uracil(1498)-N(3))-methyltransferase, with translation MHAADWVALHGKMPRLYVPAEFAVGTTITLPDGPARHVTRVLRLGESAPLMLFDGNGQEAGVRLADVGRKQTTVTIEAVWLGSGESPLAVHLGQAISKGDRMDYAIQKAVELGVAAITPLYTERGDVRLKGDREEKKLAHWQAVAASACEQSGRAVVPPVYPPQALNEWLSERQEPLRLMLHLATGNVFSQQPCPTSVALLIGPEGGLSDSDINAATAGGFTPLTLGPRVLRTETAPVVALTLLQHHFGDV, from the coding sequence ATGCATGCTGCTGACTGGGTTGCCTTACACGGCAAAATGCCCCGCCTTTATGTGCCCGCTGAGTTTGCAGTGGGCACAACTATTACCCTACCTGACGGCCCGGCGAGGCATGTGACGCGAGTGCTACGGTTGGGCGAAAGCGCGCCGCTGATGTTGTTTGATGGCAACGGCCAAGAGGCTGGCGTGCGCTTAGCCGATGTTGGACGTAAGCAAACGACAGTGACCATCGAGGCTGTTTGGCTGGGTAGTGGCGAATCGCCGTTGGCGGTACACCTGGGCCAAGCGATCTCAAAAGGCGACCGGATGGACTATGCCATCCAAAAAGCCGTTGAGCTGGGCGTTGCAGCGATTACCCCGCTCTACACCGAGCGGGGCGATGTGCGTCTCAAGGGCGACCGTGAAGAGAAAAAACTGGCTCATTGGCAGGCAGTTGCAGCTAGCGCTTGTGAACAGAGTGGGCGAGCGGTTGTCCCGCCAGTTTATCCTCCACAAGCACTGAATGAGTGGCTTTCCGAGCGGCAAGAGCCACTACGTTTGATGCTTCACTTAGCAACAGGCAACGTATTTTCGCAACAGCCATGTCCCACTTCCGTAGCGCTCTTAATCGGCCCAGAGGGTGGTTTAAGTGACTCAGACATTAATGCTGCCACCGCCGGTGGCTTTACGCCGCTGACACTCGGCCCAAGGGTATTGCGTACTGAAACAGCGCCTGTTGTTGCGCTAACACTGCTGCAGCACCACTTTGGTGATGTGTAA